A genomic segment from Triticum dicoccoides isolate Atlit2015 ecotype Zavitan chromosome 1A, WEW_v2.0, whole genome shotgun sequence encodes:
- the LOC119359471 gene encoding putative germin-like protein 2-1, with translation MAAQFFLLALFALSTCRALASDPGQLQDFCVADRTSQVFINGFACKDPKTAMVEDFYFSGLHMAGNTSNKQGSAVAAVNVAQIAGLNTLGISLARVDYAPYGQNPLHIHPRATEILTVLEGSLYVGFVTSNPENKLFSKVLNKGDVFVFPQGLIHFQFNIGANKAIAIAALSSKNPGVITIANAAFGSKPSISDDILAKAFQVDKKIVSRIQAQF, from the exons ATGGCAGCACAGTTCTTCCTCCTTGCCCTATTCGCTCTGTCCACTTGTCGTGCTCTTGCCTCCGACCCAGGCCAACTCCAGGATTTCTGTGTCGCCGACAGAACATCCCAAG TTTTCATCAATGGATTTGCATGCAAAGACCCGAAGACTGCCATGGTAGAAGACTTCTACTTCTCTGGCCTTCACATGGCCGGGAACACGAGCAACAAGCAAGGCTCCGCTGTGGCCGCAGTTAATGTTGCACAGATTGCTGGCTTGAACACTTTGGGCATCTCCCTGGCCCGTGTTGATTATGCACCCTATGGTCAAAATCCACTCCACATCCATCCCCGCGCAACCGAAATCCTGACGGTGCTGGAAGGCTCGCTCTATGTTGGTTTTGTCACCTCCAACCCCGAGAACAAGTTGTTCTCGAAAGTTCTGAACAAAGGAGACGTGTTTGTGTTTCCGCAAGGTCTTATTCACTTTCAGTTCAACATTGGAGCCAACAAAGCGATAGCCATTGCGGCGCTGAGCAGCAAGAACCCTGGAGTAATCACCATAGCCAATGCAGCGTTTGGATCCAAGCCATCCATCTCAGATGATATCCTTGCCAAAGCATTCCAGGTGGACAAGAAAATTGTAAGCCGTATCCAAGCTCAATTCTAG
- the LOC119359581 gene encoding putative germin-like protein 2-1 isoform X1, whose translation MATKFFLLAFLALAASRALASDPGQLQDFCVTDRTSQAVNCSKCVYVCAVFVNGFACKDPKNVVVEDFLFSGLHMAGNTSNKQGSAVSAVNVAHIPSLNTLGISLARVDYAPYGQNPPHIHPRASEILTVLEGSLYVGFMTSNPENKLFSKVLNKGDVFVLPQGLIHFQFNTKNKEAIAIAALSSKNPGVITIANAVFGSMPSISDDILAKAFQVDKKIVDHVQAQF comes from the exons ATGGCCACAAAGTTCTTCCTCCTTGCCTTTTTGGCTCTGGCGGCTTCCCGTGCTCTTGCCTCCGACCCAGGCCAGCTTCAGGATTTCTGCGTCACTGACAGGACATCCCAAG CTGTTAACTGTTCAAAATGTGTATATGTATGTGCCGTTTTCGTCAACGGATTTGCATGCAAAGACCCAAAGAATGTTGTggtagaagacttcctcttctctgGCCTTCACATGGCTGGGAACACGAGCAACAAGCAGGGCTCCGCTGTGTCCGCAGTCAACGTTGCGCATATTCCTAGCTTGAACACTTTGGGCATCTCTCTCGCTCGTGTCGATTATGCACCCTATGGTCAAAACCCACCCCACATCCACCCCCGCGCATCCGAGATCTTGACAGTGTTGGAAGGCTCACTCTATGTTGGTTTCATGACCTCAAACCCCGAGAACAAGTTGTTCTCGAAAGTTCTAAACAAAGGAGACGTGTTTGTGCTTCCGCAAGGGCTGATTCACTTTCAGTTCAACACTAAAAACAAAGAAGCAATAGCCATTGCGGCACTCAGCAGCAAGAACCCTGGAGTGATCACCATAGCCAATGCGGTGTTTGGATCAATGCCATCCATCTCAGATGACATCCTTGCCAAAGCCTTCCAGGTGGACAAGAAAATTGTAGACCATGTCCAAGCTCAATTCTAG
- the LOC119359581 gene encoding putative germin-like protein 2-1 isoform X2 produces MATKFFLLAFLALAASRALASDPGQLQDFCVTDRTSQVFVNGFACKDPKNVVVEDFLFSGLHMAGNTSNKQGSAVSAVNVAHIPSLNTLGISLARVDYAPYGQNPPHIHPRASEILTVLEGSLYVGFMTSNPENKLFSKVLNKGDVFVLPQGLIHFQFNTKNKEAIAIAALSSKNPGVITIANAVFGSMPSISDDILAKAFQVDKKIVDHVQAQF; encoded by the exons ATGGCCACAAAGTTCTTCCTCCTTGCCTTTTTGGCTCTGGCGGCTTCCCGTGCTCTTGCCTCCGACCCAGGCCAGCTTCAGGATTTCTGCGTCACTGACAGGACATCCCAA GTTTTCGTCAACGGATTTGCATGCAAAGACCCAAAGAATGTTGTggtagaagacttcctcttctctgGCCTTCACATGGCTGGGAACACGAGCAACAAGCAGGGCTCCGCTGTGTCCGCAGTCAACGTTGCGCATATTCCTAGCTTGAACACTTTGGGCATCTCTCTCGCTCGTGTCGATTATGCACCCTATGGTCAAAACCCACCCCACATCCACCCCCGCGCATCCGAGATCTTGACAGTGTTGGAAGGCTCACTCTATGTTGGTTTCATGACCTCAAACCCCGAGAACAAGTTGTTCTCGAAAGTTCTAAACAAAGGAGACGTGTTTGTGCTTCCGCAAGGGCTGATTCACTTTCAGTTCAACACTAAAAACAAAGAAGCAATAGCCATTGCGGCACTCAGCAGCAAGAACCCTGGAGTGATCACCATAGCCAATGCGGTGTTTGGATCAATGCCATCCATCTCAGATGACATCCTTGCCAAAGCCTTCCAGGTGGACAAGAAAATTGTAGACCATGTCCAAGCTCAATTCTAG